From a region of the Panicum virgatum strain AP13 chromosome 2K, P.virgatum_v5, whole genome shotgun sequence genome:
- the LOC120694782 gene encoding sodium/hydrogen exchanger 2-like, with product MGLGLVAHLVRLGVLGSTSDHAPVVSINLFVALLCACIVLGHLLEENRWVNESITALIIGLCTGVVILLTTKGKSSHILVFSEDLFFIYLLPPIIFNAGFQVKKKKFFRNFMTITLFGAVGTMISFFTISLGAISIFSRMNIGTLDVGDFLAIGAIFSATDSVCTLQVLNQDETPLLYSLVFGEGVVNDATSVVLFNALQNFDLNQIDVAVVLKFLGNFCYLFLSSTFLGVFAGLLSAYIIKKLYIGRHSTDREVALMMLMAYLSYMLAELLDLSGILTVFFCGIVMSHYTWHNVTESSRVTTKHAFATLSFIAETSLFLYVGMDALDIEKWEFASDSPGKSICISSILLGLVLVGRAAFVFPLSFLSNLTKKTPLEKITWRQQIVIWWAGLMRGAVSIALAYNKFTRSGHTQLHGNAIMITSTITVVLFSTMVFGMMTKPLIQFLLPASSNTVASEPSSPKSLHSPLLTSMQGSDLENATASIVRPSSLRMLLSKPTHTVHYYWRKFDDALMRPVFGGRGFVPFSPGSPTEHSGR from the exons ATGGGGCTCGGCTTGGTGGCGCACCTGGTGCGCCTGGGCGTGCTGGGCTCCACCTCCGACCACGCGCCAGTGGTGTCCATCAACCTGTTCGTGGCGTTGCTCTGCGCCTGCATCGTCCTCGGCCACCTCCTCGAGGAGAACCGGTGGGTCAACGAGTCCATCACCGCGCTCATCATC GGGCTGTGCACCGGCGTGGTGATCCTGCTGACGACCAAGGGGAAGAGCTCGCACATCCTCGTCTTCAGCGAGGACCTCTTCTTCATCTACCTCCTGCCTCCCATCATCTTCAATGCCGG CTTCCAggtaaagaagaagaaattcttCCGGAATTTCATGACAATCACATTATTTGGTGCTGTTGGGACAATGATATCCTTCTTCACGATCTCGCTCG GTGCCATATCAATATTCAGTAGAATGAACATTGGGACGCTAGATGTAGGGGATTTCCTCG CAATTGGAGCGATCTTTTCTGCAACAGATTCTGTCTGCACATTGCAG GTCCTCAATCAGGATGAGACACCCCTTTTGTACAGTCTTGTATTTGGTGAAGGAGTTGTGAACGATGCCACATCAGTTGTGCTCTTCAATGCGCTTCAGAACTTTGACCTTAACCAAATTGATGTAGCCGTCGTGCTGAAGTTCTTGGGGAATTTCTGTTACCTATTTCTGTCCAGCACCTTCCTTGGAGTGTTT GCTGGATTGCTCAGTGCTTACATAATAAAGAAATTATACATCGGAAG GCACTCCACTGACCGTGAGGTTGCCCTTATGATGCTCATGGCTTATCTCTCATATATGCTGGCTGAG TTGCTAGACTTGAGCGGCATTCTCACTGTGTTCTTCTGTGGTATTGTGATGTCACATTACACCTGGCATAATGTGACAGAGAGCTCAAGAGTTACAACCAA GCATGCCTTTGCAACATTGTCCTTCATTGCCGAGACTTCTCTTTTCCTGTATGTTGGTATGGATGCGCTTGATATCGAAAAGTGGGAGTTTGCCAGTGACAG CCCTGGGAAATCCATTTGCATAAGCTCAATTTTGCTAGGATTAGTTCTGGTGGGAAGAGCTGCTTTTGTTTTTCCACTGTCCTTCTTGTCCAACTTAACGAAAAAGACACCTTTGGAAAAAATAACCTGGAGACAACAG ATCGTAATATGGTGGGCTGGGCTGATGAGAGGTGCCGTGTCCATTGCTCTTGCTTACAACAAG TTCACAAGATCTGGACACACTCAGCTGCACGGCAATGCGATAATGATCACCAGCACAATCACTGTCGTCCTATTTAGCACCATG GTGTTTGGGATGATGACGAAGCCATTGATCCAGTTCCTGCTCCCTGCCTCCAGCAACACTGTCGCCTCCGAGCCTTCGTCGCCCAAATCCCTGCACTCCCCTCTGCTGACGAGCATGCAGGGCTCCGACCTCGAGAATGCCACTGCTAGCATTGTCAGACCGTCCAGCCTTCGGATGCTCCTCAGCAAGCCGACCCATACCGTCCACTACTACTGGCGCAAGTTCGATGACGCGCTGATGCGGCCCGTGTTCGGCGGCCGTGGCTTCGTGCCCTTCTCCCCCGGATCACCCACCGAGCACAGTGGACGGTGA